The stretch of DNA AAGGCGTAAGAGCGGGAATAGAGCGGATGCGTTTAATTACCGAGGCACATAAACAATCCGAGGGGAAGCCGCAGGTAATCAGAAGGGCTTTAGGCCTGGCAAATATTCTAAACAAGTGTACCGTAATCTTGCAGGAAGACGAACTTATCATTGGATATCATGCGGAACACCCCAGCTATGTTCCACTGTATCCAGAGCTGGCTTACATGGCTGTGCAGGACTACATTCAAAGCCCGAAGTATGCCCCGTTGCCCGTGGAAGAGGCTATGGAAATAAATGAGTACTGGAAAAAATATTCCTTGCAGTCTCAGTGTGAAGCTTATTTTACAGAGGAAGAATTGTTTCAGATGTACCAGGTAAGCACAATAGAAGCGCCTGAATTTGCCACAGGATATAACAGTATTATACCCCCGTATGAAACAGTGTTGGAGGATGGCGTGCTGAAAAGGATTGAGTTGGCCGAACAGCACATCAAGGAAGCAATGGAAAAAATGGCCGAGCCGTATTGGAATGCCCCGGAAAGATTGCAGTGGATATCAAAAATTGATGAATGGAAAGCAATGATCATTGCCGGCAAGGCTGTTATTGCCTGGGCCAGGCGCCATGCCCGGCTGTGCAAGATCGTCGCGGAACATTTTGAAACTAATCCCAAGAGAAAAGATGAATTATTAATGATCGCCGATATTTGCCAGAGAGTGCCGGCTGAGCCTTCTACAGGCCTCAGGGATGCAATGCAGTCCAAATGGTTTACTTATCTTATTTGTCATGCCATTGATCGGTATGCTAGTGGGTACGCCCAAAAGGAAGACAAATTGTGCTGGCCGTATTACAAAGCCAGTGTAATTGAAAAAACGTTCCAGCCAATGACTCATGAGGACGCGGTTGAACTCTTTGAGTGCGAGCGGTTAAAAATTTCTGAACATGGTGCCGGTAAATCAAGAGGATATCGGGAAATCTTTCCGGGATCCAATGACTTGTTTATTCTTACAATTGGCGGTCTGAACCGGGACGGCAGTGATGGTTGCAACGACTGTACCGATGCCATTCTTGAGGCGGCGAGAAATATCAGAACTACGGAGCCTTCTATCGTATTCAGGTGGCACCCTAAAGGTCGTGAAAAGACAAAACGCCGTGTTTTTGAATGCATAAGGGATGGATTGGGCTATCCCTCGATTAAGCATGACGGCGTTAATACAGCGCAAATGCTTTATTATGGTCAGTTCAGCATGAATAATAACGGTGCCACCCCGGAGGAAGCTCATGACTGGGTCAACGTCCTCTGCATGTCCCCCGGTCTTTGCGGCAGAAGAAAGAGCCAAAAGACCAGGACGGAGGGTGGGGGCGCCATCTTCCCGGCCAAAATTTTTGAAGTCACACTAAATGACGGGTTTGACTGGAGTTACGCAAATGCGCAGCTTGGACCGCACACGGGTGATCCCAGAAATTTTAAAACCTTTGAGGATCTATGGGAAGCATTCAGGATACAGTACAGGTATGCTTGTGACCTTGGTGTCAGATCGAAAGACGTGTCGCGGTATTTTGAGATCAGGCAACTTCAAATGCCCTTTGTTTCCATGCTTGACGATGGCTGTATGGAATTAGGTATGGATGCCATGGAATTGTCTGAGCAACCAAATGGTTGGAAGAATCCCATAACATCTGTTGTGGCGGGGAATTCACTGGTTGCCATTAAAAAGTTCATTTACGACGAAAAAAAATATGCAATGGATGAGTTGCTGACGGCACTACATTGCAATTGGGAAGGCTACGAAGAAATGAGGCGTGATTTTTTGAATGCGCCCAAGTGGGGAAATGACAATGAATATGCCGATGCGGTAATTAAGCGTTACTATGAAGACATTCTT from Desulfoscipio gibsoniae DSM 7213 encodes:
- a CDS encoding glycyl radical protein; the encoded protein is MANRHHPIEFNGKIIDFPYENPAEENIPEEELHQNLARPITERTKRLKSRCRWKHATAGEFVDEGVRAGIERMRLITEAHKQSEGKPQVIRRALGLANILNKCTVILQEDELIIGYHAEHPSYVPLYPELAYMAVQDYIQSPKYAPLPVEEAMEINEYWKKYSLQSQCEAYFTEEELFQMYQVSTIEAPEFATGYNSIIPPYETVLEDGVLKRIELAEQHIKEAMEKMAEPYWNAPERLQWISKIDEWKAMIIAGKAVIAWARRHARLCKIVAEHFETNPKRKDELLMIADICQRVPAEPSTGLRDAMQSKWFTYLICHAIDRYASGYAQKEDKLCWPYYKASVIEKTFQPMTHEDAVELFECERLKISEHGAGKSRGYREIFPGSNDLFILTIGGLNRDGSDGCNDCTDAILEAARNIRTTEPSIVFRWHPKGREKTKRRVFECIRDGLGYPSIKHDGVNTAQMLYYGQFSMNNNGATPEEAHDWVNVLCMSPGLCGRRKSQKTRTEGGGAIFPAKIFEVTLNDGFDWSYANAQLGPHTGDPRNFKTFEDLWEAFRIQYRYACDLGVRSKDVSRYFEIRQLQMPFVSMLDDGCMELGMDAMELSEQPNGWKNPITSVVAGNSLVAIKKFIYDEKKYAMDELLTALHCNWEGYEEMRRDFLNAPKWGNDNEYADAVIKRYYEDILAGEMRKITNYSAGPVMPVGQAVGLYMEVGARTGPTPDGRYGGEAADDGGISPYMGTDKKGPTAVLRSVSRVDSSSQKANLLNQRLSVPIMRSKHGFKIWKAYMSTWYDLNIDHVQFNVVSTAEMRAAQKEPEKHQDLIVRVAGFSARFVDISKYGQETIIARTEQDFGPEDLEFLNVGELG